DNA sequence from the Bradyrhizobium sp. CIAT3101 genome:
GACGCGCGACAGCAGGTCGCGGCCGTAGGCGTCGGTGCCGAGCAGGAACTGCGCCGACGCGGGCTTGAGCCGCTGCGACGGCGCGAGCTGGATCGGATCGTGCGGCGCGATCAACGGCGCCAGGATCGAGATCAGCACGATCAGCGCGAGCAACACCGTCGCCGTGGCGATGATCGGCGTCGAGGTGAGGAAGCCGAAACGCGGCCGCAGCGGCGACGTGATCGGGATGGACGACTGGGGAAGGGTATCGACTGACATCTTGTTGTTGTCCTTGCCTCAGTACCGGATCCGGGGATCGAGCAGCGTGTAGGCGACGTCGATCAGGAGGTTGACGACGACGTAGATCAGCGACGTCAGCAGGATCATCGCCTGGATCACCGGATAGTCGCGCGCCAGCACCGCATCCACGGTGAGGCGGCCGATGCCGGGGATGTTGAACACGCTCTCGGTGACGACGACGCCGGAGATCAGGAGCGCGAAGCCGGTGCCGATCACGGTGATCACGGGCACGGCGGCGTTCCGCAGCGCGTGCCGCATCATCACCGCGACCTCGTTGATGCCCTTGGCGCGCGCCGTTCGCACGTAATCCTCGCCGAGCACATCGAGCATCGCGGCGCGCGTCATGCGCGCGATCAGCGCGATGTAGATGAAGGAGAGCGCGCAGGTCGGCAGGATGATGCGCTCGAAGAACGCGCCGAAGCCGGCAGAGATGCTCTTGAAGCCCTGCACCGGCACCCAGCGCAAATCGATCGCAAAGACCTCGATCAGGACATAGCCGACCACGAACACCGGCACCGAGAAGCCGAGCACGGACAGGCCCATCACGAAACGGTCGATCCAGGTGCCGTGCTTCCAGGCCGCGATGACGCCGAGCGGCACCGCAACGATGACGGCGAGGATGATGGTCGACAGCGCGATCGAGATCGACGGCTCGACGCGCTGGCCGATCATCTTCATGACCGGCAGGTTGGAAATCAGGGAGGTTCCGAGGTCGCCGTGCAGCAGCTTGCCGACCCAGGTGACGAACTGCACGATCAGGGGTTCATTGAGGCCGAGCGAGGTGCGGATGCGCTCCAGCCGTTCAGGTGTCGCATTGTCGCCGGCGAGGATCGCGGCGGGGTCGCCGGGCGTCAGCCGCAGCAGCAGGAACACGAACAGCGCCACGACGCCCATCACGGGCACCGCAGCCAGAACGCGGCGAATGAGATAACCTAGCATGCACCTATCTCCGGCTGCAGATTGTGGGGGGCCGAGAGGCGCCCGTGGATTCGGTCGTGTCTATCATGCGCGCCTGTCTCTCGGGCTGGAAGACCCGGCCGGAGAGCCGTCCTCGTGGGGCAAATTGTGTGCCAAGGGCAGGGCGGTCGCAAGGGGCCGCCCCGCATCGATTTGCGACCACTCAGGATGCACGACGCATCTCGCGCTCAACCCCAAGTTCGCCCCGAAATGAGGGGACGGTTGGCGGTGCGTTGAGCCCGCGCCAGCCGTCGATGGTTCCGGCGATCATCTGCGCGGTCGCGGCCGACAAGGTCCAGCCGAGATGGCCGTGGCCGGTGTTAAAGAACACGCCGGGCATCCGGCCCGCGCGCACCACCGGCATCATGTTCGGCATCATCGGCCTGAGCCCGGCCCACGGAATGATGCGAGACGTCTCGACCGCCGGAAAGTTGCTGCGCACCCAGTCGACCAGCGGCTGCACGCGATCGGCGCGGATGTCGCGGTTGAAGTCGTTGAACTCGGCCGTGCCGGCCACACGAAAACGATCGGCGCCGAGCCGGCTGGTGACGATCTTGGCGGCCTCGTCGAGCAGGCTGACGGTCGGCGTCGCATTGCGGCTCTCGGCAGTGTCGAGCTGGATGGTGATCGAATAACCCTTCACCGGATAGACATTGACGCGCTCGTCGAGCATCGCCGCGAAATGACGGCTGGCAACGCCGGCGCAGACCACGACGCCATCGACCTTCAGCATGCCGCGCGCGGAGGCGACCGCGTCGCTTGCGCTGAGATCGGCCCAGCCGATGACGAAGCCGCCGCGAGCTTGCGCGATGGAATCGATATTGGCCTCATGGATGAAGGTTGCGCCGCGCCGCTTGCAGGCCTCTGCCAGCCCGCGCGTGAACTTGTGGATGTCGCCGGTGGCATCCGACGGCGTGTAGAAGCCGCCGTAATAATCCTTGCGCAGCGTCGGCTCGATCGTGCGGATTTCTTCCGGCGTCACCGGGTGGCGATCGAGTCCGCCTTCCTGCAGCAGCGCATTGACGCGCAGGCCGGATTCAAAACCCTTCTTGTCGTGATAGATGTGGAGGATGCCGCGGCGTTCGAGATCGAAGTCGATGCCTTCGCGCGTCGCGATCTCGAACAGGTGCTTGCGGGCTTCGATCGCGAGCCGCGTCGTCAAAATCGTATTGGCGCGGTAGTTGCCGATATTGGCGACGAACTCGCTCATCCACGAATATTTGTGCCAGTTCGGCCGCGGGTTCATCAAGAGCGGCGCATCGCGCCGGAACATCCAGCGCAGGCCTTTGAGGATCGTCGCGGTGCTGTTCCACACCTCGGCATTGCTGGCGGAGAGCTGTCCGCCGTTCGCAAACGAGGTCTCCATCGCGGCGTAGCGATGCTTGTCGAGCACCGTGACCTTGTAGCCGCGTTCGAGCAGGGCATAGGCGGTCGTCACGCCGGTGATGCCGGCGCCGATGATGGCGATATGTGTCATGTTGAGCAGGGGCTCCCGTGAGTTAGGATAGGCTAACCGCCGGCCCGAAAGCCGTTGGCGGCGCCCCATCTGTCACGGTTACCTGAGAGCTTGATCCGGCACGGACCTCGACGAGGCAGAACCTCACGAGACCTGCGCAGACTATCCCCTTCGGTGGACGTCACGACGTCGATCGTGCCGTCTCTCTCCAGATCGTCCTGACGATACAGTCCTTTTGCCTGAGAGTTTCCGGGGCGGTTGCTCCGTCGGCGCCGCAATGAAAGCTGGATGCCTTCATTGCGATCTCTCCCGCATCGTCGCGTGGACCATCGAGCAGTACGATGCGCCTCATTTTTAGACAAGGCTAAATTTCATCCGCGACTGCCAATGCATTGTGCAGTGCGAAGTTGATTCACTTTAGTCGAGCGTCGCCAGCAGTCCCGCCATCAGGCGGCCGCGTTCAACCAGGCTATCGACCTCGATGAACTCTTCGAGCGTGTGGCCATTGCCGCCACGCACGCCGAGGCCGTCGAGCGTCGGGATGCCCATCGCGCCCGTGAAGTTGCCGTCGGAGCCGCCGCCGGAGCTCGCATGCGGTAATTCCGCGCCAAGAGATTTGGCGATGCCGCGCGCCTTTTCATACAGCGCCATGGTACCGGCATCAGGCTCCCACACCGGCCGCGTCACGCCACGTGTCACCTTGAAGGAGACATCATTCGCCGTACCCGAGAGCGCAAGCATCCGTTCGACGCCGCGGTCGAGATCGGCCTGGCGCTTGGCCATAGACAGCGCTTCGCCGGTGGC
Encoded proteins:
- a CDS encoding ABC transporter permease, coding for MLGYLIRRVLAAVPVMGVVALFVFLLLRLTPGDPAAILAGDNATPERLERIRTSLGLNEPLIVQFVTWVGKLLHGDLGTSLISNLPVMKMIGQRVEPSISIALSTIILAVIVAVPLGVIAAWKHGTWIDRFVMGLSVLGFSVPVFVVGYVLIEVFAIDLRWVPVQGFKSISAGFGAFFERIILPTCALSFIYIALIARMTRAAMLDVLGEDYVRTARAKGINEVAVMMRHALRNAAVPVITVIGTGFALLISGVVVTESVFNIPGIGRLTVDAVLARDYPVIQAMILLTSLIYVVVNLLIDVAYTLLDPRIRY
- a CDS encoding D-amino acid dehydrogenase, whose product is MTHIAIIGAGITGVTTAYALLERGYKVTVLDKHRYAAMETSFANGGQLSASNAEVWNSTATILKGLRWMFRRDAPLLMNPRPNWHKYSWMSEFVANIGNYRANTILTTRLAIEARKHLFEIATREGIDFDLERRGILHIYHDKKGFESGLRVNALLQEGGLDRHPVTPEEIRTIEPTLRKDYYGGFYTPSDATGDIHKFTRGLAEACKRRGATFIHEANIDSIAQARGGFVIGWADLSASDAVASARGMLKVDGVVVCAGVASRHFAAMLDERVNVYPVKGYSITIQLDTAESRNATPTVSLLDEAAKIVTSRLGADRFRVAGTAEFNDFNRDIRADRVQPLVDWVRSNFPAVETSRIIPWAGLRPMMPNMMPVVRAGRMPGVFFNTGHGHLGWTLSAATAQMIAGTIDGWRGLNAPPTVPSFRGELGVEREMRRAS